The genomic region agtatatccatataggccttgtccaggtaggaataaagccccttaccagagaaggtttagacacttccatcttagcagtccttagagatgctaggtttacaaatttttatgattctttattaggtactgttgagtcgagcctcaataaaggatcaatttcttttaattattttccaaacattacaatttcattaaatgataaaaatgttttaaagagcattgttcttcaaataaagacacataattacaaaatgcttgaaggatctattccgatagcattgattttcaaaatacattacaaagccattatttctgcttttggttcaaaacacaagcttcattcaccaaaaggagaaaccttattctTACAAACAGATCTCTCCAAATCCAacgcaactattccaaaaaccattcaatggaaagacatcactcttccagaagaatggatcctcgaaggtgcaacccaacctaaatcaccaaagcaaacataaccaaatacaaatctcaaaaatataacccaattcccatatggaaaagtaaagcttacattcaacagaaaatcaacctcttctagattttctgatgatgattcttcaacatcaaccatagatattggaagagtatcaaaaataccttctattatttatgctccttacaaagaaccaactccatctCAAACACAACCCTGATTTTCAATATCTGATTTACCAAATACAAACAATATACttcagaatgttgattaccaaagtaATATCCCCAGACCAGTCTACAATGAgccaaagaaagatgatgagGATATAGAGATCGTCTATAtcccctcttcaccatcaccatctgccACAACataaaatctagaagcagaaatcaatatgatttcaaaagattttcaaattgataaaaagcttttacatgaagatttctattcaaagaaaaacaattctaaaaaactttagttttttaagaattttttacaagaaaaagacagtattcaagaaagatattatcatttttgcattcaaaacaaagtccaaatcaaattttttgattggtttcaaatttattgcaaagaaaatagtattctttatcctttcaaagaaaagcttttaGAAGAAGGGACAAGGGTTTCggtttttaaaatctctttcaaaacctgtttttggatttgaggatccttaatatgcttgacggcttcaagaaggacttcttgttgcctagtgagcatattaatattctttgaaatactttCAGAATCTGTTTCAGAATAAtcggatgaggttttgatttcatcaatttgaaactcttcctcactatttgaaaattctgattcagaggaatcaataagaagagcagaaatttttgttaaaacttcttcttctatttggagctcatggagttttttgagaaacttgcaatactttgaagtatggcctttcttgccacatttatagcaggtaattttgctaaaatctcttttggaattttgttttggaaatttaaaagaagatggctttttgtagaaattatCCTTGTTTTTGGGAGtccttctatttttaaaaaattattttttcttaaaagatttggaaaaatattctttgcattttcctttgcaggtagaGGAAGGTTCTATGGGATTGTACTCAAATTGGTTACAAAAACTACCTAATTCTTGCCTGGTCtttttcatttcccatttgagctgtctttggagcttaaggtcatggcatatctttaatccttccttctgggtaaggcttactaattcaccataagtgtagaaatcataagggatctggccattatgggcttctcttatggtattcctaactctttcacctagtatcttaggtaaaccggctaagaatttctctttccagaaaggttggcttgaatcttccctaagcatgactctggtcaggaaggtgtctttgtaggcttggaaattgctaagctttttgcaggttagattgctaaggagctcaGCATTCTTGTCTTTCAGAAGAGAAAggtctcctatgaagtggagggaaatcgttaggattaaggttgacacagcatcctcaattggatttcctaattcatctaagatgggggtcccttCTATTGTAGTTTGAatggcacctaggatttggagctgttgtgcttatgtgagatggtaatcccaccatcctttaagctggccagaaaatccagctataaggagctcagcaatggctctatcagaggtaccgctttgggttttgtaggcattggctgccatggtcatctgttgtaagagaccaagaaagttgtattctgacattccatctatattccattcatagacggaggaggcattgaatctagactgggttaggatattgttcctattttctattcctagatctggagcagtactcctaggagtatgccAGGTTAATCTAGGGGTTTGtcatcccaatctgttgatgttggagTGCTTATCAATGGCACTTTCAAGTTCTGAATCATTAGATTCATCGCattgggcttgatctatagcactgatattcctactgctttgaggagtatctggtaCTAGGTTTTTGGAAGACTCAGAAGTGGCTAATTTGCTAAGCTGTTCTCTgactgctctagcaaactcagtttgcttttgaaattggtcttggctaggctttgagatttggtagggtttgaagactggatttttgagcttttctgaCTGACTTGTCTCTTTTGGATGTTCAGTGTTGGTAattggagaggtgaagactacaggaggtttttggatctggctttctatcctaacaagttgttttcctattgtgttaagataggtattcgAGAAATTATTCTGTTGAACaatgttcttgacattcttttcaagatcttcacctctccaatccccaacACTGAACATCCAAAAGAGACAAGTCAGtcagaaaagctcaaaaatccagtcttcaaaccctaccaaatctcaaagcctagccaagaccaatttcaaaagcaaactgagtttgctagagcagtcAGAGAACAGCTTAGCAAATTAGCCACTTCTGAGTCTTCCAAAAACCTAGtaccagatactcctcaaagcagtaggaatattagtgctatagatcaagcccaatgcgatgaatctaatgattcagagcttgaaagtgcCATTGACAAACActccaacatcaacagattgggatggcaagcccctagattaacctgacatactcctaggagtactaCTCCAGATCTATGAATAGGAAATAGGAACAATATCCTAACccagtctagattcaatgcctcctccgtctataaatggaatatagatggaatgtcagaatacaacattcttggtctcttacaacagatgaccatggcagccaatgcctacaaaacccaaagcggtacctctgatagagccattgctgagctccttatagctggattttctggccagcttaaaggatggtgggattaccatctcacacaagcacaacagctccaaatcctagaTGCCATTCAAACTACAATAGaagggacccccatcttagatgaattaggaaatccaattgaggatgctgtgtcaaccttaatccTAACGATTTTTCTCCACTTCATAagagacccttctcttctgaaagacaagaatgctgagctccttagcaatctaacctgcaaaaagcttagcaatttccaagccTACAAAGATACCTTcctgaccagagtcatgcttagggaagattcaagccaacctttctggaaagagaaattcttagcctaagatactaggtgaaagagttaggaataccataagagaagcccataatggccagatcccttatgatttctacacttatggtgaattagtaagccttacccagaaggaaggattaaagatatgccatgaccttaagctccaaagacagctcaaatgggaaatgaaaaaGACCAGGCAAGAATTAGGTAGTTTTTGTAACCAATTTGAGTACAATCCCATAGAACCTTCCtctacctgcaaaggaaaatgcaaagaagatttttccaaatcttttaagaaaaaatgatttttcaaaaatagaaggaCTCCCAAAAACAAGGataatttctacaaaaagccatcttcttttaaatttccaaaacaaaattccaaaagagattttagcaaaattacctgctataaatgtggcaagaaaggccatacttcaaagtattgcaagtttcccaaaaaactccatgagctccaaatagaagaagaagttttaacaaaaatttctgctcttcttattgattcctctgaatcagaattttcaaatagtgaggaagagtttcaaattgatgaaatcaaaacctcatccgaTTATTCTGAAACAGATTCTGaaagtatttcaaagaatattaatatgctcactaggcaacaggAAGCCATTCTTGAAgccgtcaagcatattaatgatcctcaaatccaaaaacagattttgaaagagattttaaaaaccGAAATCCTTGTCCCTTCTTCTAGTAaaaatacttatgatcttactatgattttggataaaggaaaaaagctaaaaaaccctcttcctaccgttcaagaacttcaaaaaaaaatcaaagctatcaaaacagagctcaaagatttgaaagaaaaacaacaaaatgattatgTTTTGCTCCAAAGTCTGATCCTTAATCAGAATaatgattctgattctgaagaggaaaatgattttcaaaatcttgaagtttctgaaaatgttccagaaaacttcattaatgttttaaaagaaattacttcaagaaaatatttgatctaaataaagcttgtttttcctggtgatttccagatAGAAACAATCGCtttgtttgatacaggagcagacctcaactATATCAACTGtgagctggttcctaaaaTGTATCATCAAGATACTAAAGAAAGGCTTACTtcagccaatagttcaaagattagGATTGCGGGaaaaactgaagctgcaattctaaataataacattgctttaaaaaatatttttattcttacaaaagatcttcagcaaacagttattttgggaactccttttatcaatttaattactcctttcaaagtaactactgttggtattattttcaaagctaaggattcaaagattatttttccttttatagaaaaacccaaaaagagaaatctcaatcttattaaagcccactcgatttacaattttgagataaatgctttgatcaaaggaaaacaaacccagctttctcatttgaaacaagatatgggtttgaaaagaatccaagatcaaatgcaaaatgattttgtctaaagaaaaatatctgatttgcaaaagaagatagaaaatgaagtttgttcTGATATTCCCAATGCTTTTTGGAAAcgaaaacaacatatggtagacttaccatatgaaaaagaattttctgATACTCAAATCCCTACCAAAGCCAGACCTattcaaatgaatgaaaccctagaaagccattgtagatTAGAGATAAAAGACCTAGAGCAGAAAGGTTTGATTTCCAAGTCTAGATCCCCTGGtcatgtgcagctttctatgtcaataaaaatagtgagatagaaagaggaacacctaggttggtgatCAATTACAAGcctttgaataaagccctaaagtggattaggtatccaattccaaacaaaaaagatcttcttcaaaagcttcattctgctttcattttttcaaagtttgatatgaaatcaggattttggcaaatccagattcatccaaaagacagatacaaaactgcttttacagttccatttggctagtacgaatggaatgtgatgcccttcggattaaaaaatgctccttctgaatttcaaaaaatcatgaatgacatttttaatccttattcaaagttttgcattgtctacattgatgatgtgttgatattttcaaattctctagagcaacatttcaaacacttggagatatttttctatgttaAAGTGGTTTAGtagtttcaaaatccaagatatctttatttcaaacaaaaattagatttcttggacactatatctcccggggaactatcaccccaattgaaaaGTCTTTAgcattcacttcaaagtttccaaacaaaatcttagaaaaaatgcaattacaaagatttcttggtagtttaaattatgttatggatttttatccaaatttgaactgtCTTACAAAGCCCCTTCATGATaggttaaagaaaaaccccCATGCATGGACCGAagagcatacaaagattgtccaaagcataaaaaaataagtttcagAAATTCCATGTTTACATttagctgatccatctgcattcaaaattgttgaaactgatgcatcaaatttaGGCTATGGTGGAATTCTTAAACAAGtccaaaataacaaagaatgtattgtccagttcacttctgcacactggaatgatacacaaaagaattactcaactatcaaaaaagaaattctttcaataGTTTTgtgtatttcaaaatttcaaagtgatcttttaaatcaaaaatttcttttaaggattgattgcaaatctgctaaagaagttttacaaaaagatgttcaaaacatagcttcCAAACAAATTTTTGCTAGATGGCAAGctattctttctatttttgactTTGAAATCGAATATATAAtaggagattcgaattcaatttcagactttctaaccagagagtttctTCAAAAATAGGAGTGAAAATGctgagaaaatcaaaatcaaaagaagaaaaatcgaCAGCAAGTTCGAAGCCTGTCCAAAGcccaaagaagaaaattttaccttcttcttcaaagcccatcaaAACCTGGACCgaaatcatccaggaagaaatcAATGAAAGCAACGCCGATCTGGCCCATCAACAAATTCAGGAATGGCTTGCACAACAAGATCCTGAATTTCTAAAAAGggtcgaagaatattcaaagtaAATGATTCTTAAACCCGAAGCATCTCTAAAGTCATCCTCCTCCTCCAACAAGGGTAAGGGTATACTctctatccctttttcaaaacctgagGTAGAAATTTTCCttcaaaacctatctcagagctctaaaagtatttcaaagtcaaactctcaagaaatagttttgtcacaaacaaaacgttttaaatccaacgaatatatagaaaaacagaattttcaaaatattttgatcgttgaggaaggattctgtacagaaagcccctcaaaactggTTTCAAACATTTTCCCCCCAGGATGGTATTTCAAgccctggaatatttcaaagcctcaatcctactaccagtctatccttgagataactggttctgcaaaattcaaacatttcaaaaaacaaaaagaccataaagaccctgcatattctACATGCACCattcaaagaatccttcaccctacagattggggaatggatttacactcttcAAGATCTTTCCCAACTTCCCTtcaaagaacctacccttcaaacTTCAATACTTCattcaactattgggattaccaacaagcttggttcaatacctttcttctccaaaacgaaggacaaagccattcgtggcttttctacttcgatacaagctcaatccaaacttcaaaaattccttattggtttaaacaatggtggaattattATGGCAATGTTCCTCAGACCATAATTTCAGAAGTTCTACCTCTGTTTAACCTTTTCAAAGCCCACTACAagccaaacaaaatagaaagacgttttcccccgttacttctattttgttcaaacttctttctcccctgggtatgtgtttggtatttccatttcaatcaagcagcagatggagaaatcatccttacccgaagattcaaagtcaaatggtgggataaatttaaccaccaagatAAATTATCTCTAAAATCAGTCCAAAACttcctttcaaaaaatagcttcttgccacctccaAAAGAACAAACCACTTTCCTGGCATAAAAGTCCTTCATAATTCCAAAGCTAGCAGCAGCTCAAACAGAAGAGGATTTCTtacaattaatcaaacaaTTGTCGGAAACCGCTTCTTCtaaaggaaaatcaaaagcttcatcttccttcTCCAACACCAGCTCAGCAGCAATCGACCTAGATGGTGACTCAAACGAGGATGATTGTTTTGGAATTTTCAAGCCCATTAAATGACATCCCTTTAAAGCCcatgggttgaaaaccagaaatggcagcccaagatatttttgtaatgggccaaaaggccaatataaaaaaaaaagataaaagaaaaagaaagaagacataagaaaagcaaaaaattcTTTCAAAGAATGACCGACAACTTTCTAAAAAGGCGTAAAGCATCATTACAAGACTCCAAAGCAAGTGGAATCATCTTTACTCCACTAAGAAGAGTATCCAAGGCTCGAAAGTTAGCATCCAAAGCTTGAAGACCTCTATATAAAGAGGAGTTCTCCTTAGTAGaaggcagactgaaaaatacGAAGAAGAGCCTCTTCTATTCTTCAAGTCgcataaagaagaagaaatatagagagaaaagagagagattaGAGTGAGAGAGAATAGTTTTCCTCTTATATTCTTatcctcctcttgtaagtttatatttctttagtttaaagctttcaaagttacattcaaagtttgtatatttgtttaaagtttgtgttcaaagtttgtgattatcaataaagttcatcttcttcatcttctttatctaccatttttatagatttaacaagcgtatgctctgtgcttgcctcgtctgaggatcctgcacatcagaaacttgTTGATCTGTTTCTGTTTTGTCTATCTTGGTATCAATAAATAGAATCACTACAAGACATATGACATATTAACTAGTATTATAAATTAGACATtcagttttataattaaaagaatgaaaatcttaagaaaaactaattatcaagaacttaattttttttaattttattttattcagctcctaagttttattttatttattaattctttatatttttattttcgttTGGATTAATAACTTCTTATATCTAAttcatgaaatttttatttattctacaagtctttatacttttatttttatttttattaaaaattatttaatttttaatgaaagtaacaataaaaatataaaaattcaataaaataaaataataattaaataaaataaaactgaaaaatttaaaagatcaaaaatatattttaatatgatattagaATAGGAAAGAACATTTGTGGTTGGCATTTCTTcgaatttttacttttatgtaaagtgtatatttatctctGATTATATAAACTCTAAACCcgtaaatttttaatgaaaacatttatattatatatacacacaaaCACATACGAAAAGAGCTAagcaattttttatttccataaatttcttgtaattttttatattacaaaataaacatccactattgaattaaaatttaaacactcttgaaatgaaattattattttcacaaTGATAGAATAGAAAATgctctataaaataatttcttttctttcttaaatctataagagatttcaacctgaTATCTGACAATAGAACTCTCAAACTTTCAATGTTAAAATGTTAGCTTGAATCCaagcaaataaattaattagaaagagaaacattcttttttcttttaacaaagaaataattatgatGGAAGCATGCTGCTGTATTCCtctacaaataaaaatattcaaacaTGCTTGCTTGTGAAGGGAAAAGAATatcagaaaagaagaaaatgttaCTTTAAAGATCCTCTAAAGGACCCACAAaatgttttccttttctctcaTTAAACCTAATCCAACTTGtatctaattaattcttttttattctgaAAGACCATAAAGAAGTCTACTACTAATAGATTACCTCTTAAGTTTCCAAGAAGACCCGCCAACTGGAAAACAGGATAAAGCTAGAAGACTTTTGATTTCATTTTCATGCTTTTGGCAGTTATTTCCATGAAGAACAgataagaattagaaaaaaaaaaaaaatagaatatgtCAGCTTTTTAACTTGTGAAAccccaaaagaaaagatgaagTGGTGGATCAATTTTTcgatttcttctttcttttcccatTTGGAAATCACATGAAAATGTCACATCTGCTCCAAGTTTGGTGATGGTATGTGATCATTTCAGATTGTAGAGAAATTTCAACATTGGAAAGGCACATGTTACATAAGCAATTAAAGTCCTTTTCCAGACTAAACTTTTCACATCCACTAATGCAATGCAtgtttattttacttaatttctAGAAAATACTGAAACTCTCAAGCATGATTATATTGAAATATGatcatatatttctttaagTAGTTGTTACCAAACTTAAGTGGAAAAAGAGATAAGACCCATAAATTTGCTAAGATTTTGATGTCAATCAAGTTCTATCTTGGCTCTATCAATGTGCTAGAAATTTCATTCCTTGACCAGACCCTTTCCTTGCTTGTAGAAGAATCTGCTTCAAATGGATCTCTTTCTGTATAAAATCCAGGCTGCTTTGGCTGAGGCAGTGAACTCTCACTCCCCAACATTACAACCACAGCTGACATGTCTGGCCTGTCATGCGGCAATCGTTGCACGCATAAGAGACCCACTTGTATGCACCGCAGCACTTGAGATACAGAATACTCGTCCTGTGAGAACTTGTCAAATAGTTCTAAAGCCCTCTCTTCCATCCATAGCCTCCAAGCCTAAAACATTTAAAGAGTACATGTTAGCTGAActccatatttatttttatactcgTTGAGTGGATAATCTTTAAATCACAATAGTAAATTTATTCATGTGTGTTTTCCCAAAGAAAGTAGAATAATAACACGAGAAAATTCCTTTCCCAGTTAAGGTGATCGACATCCTCAAATGAAATTCTGTGAAACATGAACACAGATGATGCTAGACGAAGAGGAACTGAACTTATTTATCTTCTTTCACGTTGTTTACTTACATGTCCAAGAAGGTTGAGACTGTGATCTAAATGGCTAAATCCTCGATTTCTCTTTCCACTAACAATTTCTAGTACTAATACACCAAAGCTGAATACATCAGATTTTACTGAAAAGAGACCATCAACTGCGTACTCCGGCGACATGTAACCACTGCAGGACAAGAATATTACAAACATAAGGATATTAGAAGAAAAATCACATCTAGTTATTTATGATGGAAAATCTAACAaatatgaaatcaatttaaagcaatgtaaatgagaaaatataatCACTGGTAAAAATTGTCTTTAGATTAATACACATAAACTGAAATTTAAGCCACCAAAAAATAGTTCACTTACTATGTTCCAACTACTCGTTTTGTATTTGCAGCATTTTGATCTTTACCAAATGTTCTAGCCAAGCCAAAGTCTGAAATTTTCGGGTTCATATCACAATCCAGTAAAATGTTGCTAGCTTTTAGATCTCTATGGATAATTCTCAATCTAGAGTCTTGATGAAGATAAAGTAGCCCGCGTGCAATTCCACCAATGATTCGGAAGCACATATGCCAATCTAGTAACGTGCTTCTCtttttatctattaatttcTCAACACGGATAATACATTGTAcacattaattaaatttttggatGGAAAGAACCAAAGCAACTTTTATACTTTAAGCAACAAAGAACAATGAGTAAACAGGCCTAACCAAAAATAAAGGAGTCCAAGCTTTTGTTGGGCATGTATTCATAGATCAACATTTTTTCATCTCCATGAATGCAGCAACCAAGAAGCTTCACAAGATTCCTGTGCTGAAGCCTTGCAATCAAAATAACTTCATTTTTGAACTCCTTTCCTCCTTGTCCAGATGTTTCTGAAAGCCTTTTCACTGCAATTTCTTGTCCATCTAACAATGTACCCTGGGAAACCTCACCAAGAAAATGTTACTTCATCTTTTTAAGAAGAGAGCCAATTTAAGCatgatatttatttcttaCCTTGTACACAGGTCCAAAACCACCTTCTCCTAGTTTATTGTAATTTGAAAAGTTACTGGTGGCATTTCTTATAGTGATTAAGTCGAAGGCAATTAATTCAGTGTCTTCCTTTGCACCATTATCACCATAATTTTCTATATAAGTCTCTTTTGCCAGTCCTGAAATGATGTAAAAGTGAATTGCGAATGATGACACTAGTAGAACAAGAGGAACAGCTGCAATTCTGAGACACTTTCTGCAATTAATctccaaatttttattttcaaagaaaaatgaacTAATTTAATGTACTTGTTTACAGCATGTAACAAAGTTGTGATATAATATCAAACAAATAATAGTTTACCTTGCCCCAAAATATTTCGCTTTCGTTTTCGTGTGTACAAGAGTGATCCTAGTGCTGTCATACCCATGCCTATAATAAGACAGCTGACTATAATTGCAACTCTTTTCCCATGGGATTTCCCTTTTGCTGAAAGAACAAAAGTGGTGTTGGTGGatatttcatatcattaaatgCCAAAATATTATCCTAAAATAACAGAAAGATACAGTACCTAGTTCTGAAGCAGCAATTCGTATATACAAGTCTTGCCCACCTTCGGTGAATTTCCTCATGTCAATCAGATGATCAAACCAAAGCAAACAACCTGATCCTCTAATATCAGAATTTGCATATGCCAGGCACGAGCAATTTCGTAGGCACATTCCCTCACACTCCTTCAAATCCATGCTCATATCAACCCAGGAAGATGATGTATCAGGTAATTTCATCCCTTTAAGCTTCCGGAATCCATCTCCAGTATGGCAGCTCAGTTCAGTTCTTCGGACACATCCATCTGACCAATCTGATGCACTCCAATCTGTTGGGGATTTGGGTACAAATCCTTCCAAGCATGAACAGACAGGATAGCTATTGATGTTGCAACTGGCATATGCGCCACACAACAGATAAGTGTCACATTGATCTGTTGGCACACTAAAGAATAAAGTCCAACTCTGTGTTCTGTCAATCCAATTATGCCTCTCTAGAGCACCCTTTTCACTCACTATTAACCTCGAGACAACTGAAGTATTTTTGAGttcatatgaataataaatttcatgcTTATTAGAtacaaatgaaaaattaaatacagtGTTTGGGTTCAGCTGAGGACTCCCTGTAAACTGGAGGCCATTCCATGGTCCACTTCTAACCTGTACTGCATCTCCTTTCTTCATAAAAAGTTGAGGAAATCCACGAAGATCAATCAAGCACGAAAAATTACCCTGAGCTGGATCATCTATGCTCTTCCAAGATGTTAGATACCTATTCAAACCCTTATCAAGATTCCATCCAAGTTTCATGCTTGGTAACAAAGTGTTATATGGAAAATCAAAACTTTGCCATACTATGTTATCTGGGTTGTTGCCATTACCATCTTTAACAATAAGATTTCCTGAATCTAAGAGCTGCAAAACAGGATTCTTTGCTGTTCTTGATGAATTGGATGACCAAATTATACCCTTTGTGCTATTCTGAAGGATGATAACTCCTTGTTGATTGACTTGTAGAACTCCTAAGTTGTCAAAAGATGGAACTTCTCTGTTGCCTACCCAAACAACTGTCTTAACTGGTATTCTTTTATACCAGATTCCCAAGTATCTGCTTCTTGAATCACCTTGGCTAAAGAACCCAAGTTCAAAATTTCCATCAGCTGATATCAAAGTCTCACCATCTTTCATGGATTGACCTGGGTATAAAGTTTCTAGTTGTGCAGCAGAGACTCTTAacatgaagaagaaaaaagagaaaagaagcattgtaaaacaattaaaagttGTAG from Ricinus communis isolate WT05 ecotype wild-type chromosome 9, ASM1957865v1, whole genome shotgun sequence harbors:
- the LOC8262001 gene encoding G-type lectin S-receptor-like serine/threonine-protein kinase At4g27290 — its product is MLLFSFFFFMLRVSAAQLETLYPGQSMKDGETLISADGNFELGFFSQGDSRSRYLGIWYKRIPVKTVVWVGNREVPSFDNLGVLQVNQQGVIILQNSTKGIIWSSNSSRTAKNPVLQLLDSGNLIVKDGNGNNPDNIVWQSFDFPYNTLLPSMKLGWNLDKGLNRYLTSWKSIDDPAQGNFSCLIDLRGFPQLFMKKGDAVQVRSGPWNGLQFTGSPQLNPNTVFNFSFVSNKHEIYYSYELKNTSVVSRLIVSEKGALERHNWIDRTQSWTLFFSVPTDQCDTYLLCGAYASCNINSYPVCSCLEGFVPKSPTDWSASDWSDGCVRRTELSCHTGDGFRKLKGMKLPDTSSSWVDMSMDLKECEGMCLRNCSCLAYANSDIRGSGCLLWFDHLIDMRKFTEGGQDLYIRIAASELAKGKSHGKRVAIIVSCLIIGMGMTALGSLLYTRKRKRNILGQGLAKETYIENYGDNGAKEDTELIAFDLITIRNATSNFSNYNKLGEGGFGPVYKGTLLDGQEIAVKRLSETSGQGGKEFKNEVILIARLQHRNLVKLLGCCIHGDEKMLIYEYMPNKSLDSFIFDKKRSTLLDWHMCFRIIGGIARGLLYLHQDSRLRIIHRDLKASNILLDCDMNPKISDFGLARTFGKDQNAANTKRVVGTYGYMSPEYAVDGLFSVKSDVFSFGVLVLEIVSGKRNRGFSHLDHSLNLLGHAWRLWMEERALELFDKFSQDEYSVSQVLRCIQVGLLCVQRLPHDRPDMSAVVVMLGSESSLPQPKQPGFYTERDPFEADSSTSKERVWSRNEISSTLIEPR